The following are encoded in a window of Harmonia axyridis chromosome 7, icHarAxyr1.1, whole genome shotgun sequence genomic DNA:
- the LOC123684121 gene encoding anoctamin-1 isoform X6: MWDILLNDLGVAKNKTEKWNSFSTGESVDYVLAYEDITKAGHAHFEEKRKMFEFNLQQAGLLLERDETQTIHFVKIHAPKAVLCQYAELLKLRLPIKLNDNERITNVLTKTLNKILDYCSIKLDKTIFPAEQYKLTFEYSRDKDYLFDSSAKDFFKTSTRIMIIDYILEREKYGEDVNSNGIKKLLSDGVYKAAYPLHDGDLNRENSKRKLLLDHWASVSQWIKYQPIDEIKEYFGVKVALYFTWLGFYTHMLIPAAMVGLLCFLFGIFSLYQDAVVDDICNMDIIMCPRCDKYCDYWKLSESCTYAKVQHFIDNPATIFFAVFMSFWATLYMELWKRYSAGIAHRWGLTGFDILAEPPRPEYLMKLANVKKRKLNVVTLVEEPAVSYWKVKLPSMIFSFSIVLLWILLTLSVVFGIIIYRMSLMTSEVIYSYSIKYTIYTVPVIAAVLNLICIQILSFLYDKLAHKLTEMEIHRTQTEYDDSHTLKSYLFQFVNYYSSIFYIAFLKGKFVGYPAKYNRIFGYRQEECNPGGCLMELSIQLGIIMIGNQAMNSLVEMTVPILVKMYKTFKVSTGIERAEKEKHQVIICCNQWTEDYKLNDFDETCLFQEYLEMVLQYGFVTIFVTAFPLAPLFALVNNVFEMRLDAKKFIQYYRRPVPTRVKNIGVWYQIMTTIGRISVISNAFILAFSSNFIPKLVYAMKLSEDHSENGFLNHSLAVFDVRDFENGTAPERSAFSNITTCRYAEYRTGPNDDPRYKRPLIYWQVMVARLAFIVAYQNLVSFVIMAVEWAIPDVPRRLNDQIKKEAYRTNEMILQYESQQAKERVRRRFVDGPSNSQDLSSATDSRKTPSNRSSGVFYDAVA, translated from the exons ATGTGGGATATACTCTTGAACGATTTGGGTGTTGCTAAAAATAAGACGGAG AAATGGAACTCATTTTCAACAGGCGAATCCGTGGACTACGTGTTGGCCTACGAAGACATCACAAAAGCTGGTCATGCGCACttcgaagaaaaaagaaaaatgtttgaattcaaCCTACAACAAGCCGGTCTTCTTCTGGAAAGAGATGAAACCCAGACAATCCACTTCGTTAAAATTCATGCACCAAAAGCTGTTTTATGTCAATATGCTGAGCTTTTGAAATTGAGGTTACCAATTAAACTA AATGATAATGAACGTATCACAAATGTATTGACGAAGACTCTGAACAAAATTCTGGATTATTGTTCTATTAAACTGgataaaacaatttttcctGCTGAACAATACAAGCTCACTTTCGAATATAGCAGAGATAAGGATTATTT GTTCGATTCAAGTGCTAAAGATTTCTTCAAAACTTCAACTAGGATAATGATCATCGACTATATTTTAGAGAGAGAAAAGTACGGAGAAGATGTGAATAGCAacggaataaaaaaattattgtcagATGGCGTATACAAAGCAGCCTATCCCCTTCATGAT GGTGATCTCAACAGGGAGAACTCCAAGAGAAAACTATTACTAGATCATTGGGCTTCAGTATCACAATGGATCAAGTACCAACCTATAGATGAAATAAAAGAGTATTTTGGAGTTAAAGTCGCTCTCTACTTCACATGGCTCGGTTTTTATACCCATATGTTGATACCGGCAGCTATGGTAGGCCTGCTATGCTTCTTGTTCGGCATATTTTCATTATACCAAGACGCTGTGGTAGACGATATATGCAATATGGACATCATCATGTGCCCCAGATGCGATAAATACTGTGATTATTGGAAGCTAAGCGAGAGCTGTACCTATGCCAAAGTTCAGCACTTCATAGATAATCCAGCTACAATATTTTTCGCTGTTTTTATGTCGTTTTGGGCCACCCTCTACATGGAGTTATGGAAAAGATATAGTGCAGGCATAGCTCATCGATGGGGATTGACAGGTTTCGATATTTTGGCTGAACCACCAAGACCTGAATACCTGATGAAGCTTGCCAACGTTAAAAAAAGAAAACTTAATGTGGTCACTTTGGTAGAAGAACCAGCAGTTTCTTACTGGAAAGTCAAACTACCATCAATGATCTTCAGTTTCTCTATTGTTCTGTTGTGGATATTGTTGACCCTTAGTGTTGTTTTCGGCAtcataatatacaggatgtccctgATGACATCAGAAGTCATTTATTCCTATAGCATCAAATATACAATTTATACTGTACCAGTTATTGCAGCTGTATTGAATTTGATATGTATACAAATACTAAGTTTTTTATATGATAAACTTGCACACAAATTGACAGAGATGGAAATTCACAGGACACAAACTGAATACGATGATAGTCACACGTTGAAGAGTTACTTGTTCCAGTTTGTGAATTATTActcttcaattttttacatTGCGTTCTTGAAAGGGAAGTTTGTGGGTTATCCAGCGAAATACAACAGGATATTTGGATACAGGCAAGAAGAG TGTAATCCTGGAGGATGTTTGATGGAACTCAGCATCCAGCTTGGAATCATCATGATTGGCAACCAAGCCATGAATAGCTTAGTAGAAATGACCGTTCCCATACTTGTCAAAATGTACAAGACTTTCAAAGTCAGCACTGGCATTGAAAGAGCGGAAAAGGAAAAACACCAGGTTATAATTTGCTGTAATCAATGGACTGAAGATTACAAACTGAACGACTTCGACGAAACTTGTTTGTTTCAAGAATATCTCGAAATGG TGTTGCAGTATGGATTTGTAACAATTTTTGTGACTGCATTTCCTTTGGCGCCCTTGTTTGCCCTTGTCAACAACGTGTTTGAGATGAGGCTAGATGCGAAGAAGTTCATCCAGTACTACCGTCGACCAGTACCAACGAGAGTGAAGAACATAGGAGTATGGTACCAAATAATGACCACAATTGGTCGAATATCTGTGATTTCAAACGCCTTCATTCTAGCATTTTCTTCTAACTTTATACCCAAACTAGTCTACGCAATGAAACTTAGCGAGGATCACAGTGAAAACGGTTTTTTGAACCACAGCTTGGCAGTTTTTGACGTTAGAGATTTCGAAAATGGCACAGCTCCCGAAAGGAGTGCCTTCTCGAATATCACAACTTGTAGATATGCTGAATACAGGACAGGACCTAATGATGATCCGAGGTACAAGAGACCTCTTATCTACTGGCAAGTGATGGTAGCCAGATTAGCTTTCATTGTGGCGTATCAAAATTTAGTGAGCTTTGTGATCATGGCTGTGGAATGGGCCATACCAGATGTGCCTAGAAGATTGAATGACCAAATAAAGAAGGAAGCTTACAGGACCAACGAGATGATTCTTCAGTATGAATCTCAGCAGGCTAAGGAAAGAGTGAGAAGAA
- the LOC123684121 gene encoding anoctamin-1 isoform X3, whose product MDDEYADDYYDTISVNSSVPNRRSVSYGRRPFNRSQSQNTVYYSLMNLDGAETFEMNGRWEGKNRDGGQEATTYEKWRNSKWNSFSTGESVDYVLAYEDITKAGHAHFEEKRKMFEFNLQQAGLLLERDETQTIHFVKIHAPKAVLCQYAELLKLRLPIKLNDNERITNVLTKTLNKILDYCSIKLDKTIFPAEQYKLTFEYSRDKDYLFDSSAKDFFKTSTRIMIIDYILEREKYGEDVNSNGIKKLLSDGVYKAAYPLHDGDLNRENSKRKLLLDHWASVSQWIKYQPIDEIKEYFGVKVALYFTWLGFYTHMLIPAAMVGLLCFLFGIFSLYQDAVVDDICNMDIIMCPRCDKYCDYWKLSESCTYAKVQHFIDNPATIFFAVFMSFWATLYMELWKRYSAGIAHRWGLTGFDILAEPPRPEYLMKLANVKKRKLNVVTLVEEPAVSYWKVKLPSMIFSFSIVLLWILLTLSVVFGIIIYRMSLMTSEVIYSYSIKYTIYTVPVIAAVLNLICIQILSFLYDKLAHKLTEMEIHRTQTEYDDSHTLKSYLFQFVNYYSSIFYIAFLKGKFVGYPAKYNRIFGYRQEECNPGGCLMELSIQLGIIMIGNQAMNSLVEMTVPILVKMYKTFKVSTGIERAEKEKHQVIICCNQWTEDYKLNDFDETCLFQEYLEMVLQYGFVTIFVTAFPLAPLFALVNNVFEMRLDAKKFIQYYRRPVPTRVKNIGVWYQIMTTIGRISVISNAFILAFSSNFIPKLVYAMKLSEDHSENGFLNHSLAVFDVRDFENGTAPERSAFSNITTCRYAEYRTGPNDDPRYKRPLIYWQVMVARLAFIVAYQNLVSFVIMAVEWAIPDVPRRLNDQIKKEAYRTNEMILQYESQQAKERVRRRFVDGPSNSQDLSSATDSRKTPSNRSSGVFYDAVA is encoded by the exons ATGGACGATGAATATGCCGATGACTACTACGATACCATCTCAGTCAACTCCTCGGTGCCGAACAGAAGAAGTGTTTCTTATGGACGCAGACCGTTCAATCGTTCGCAAAGTCAAAATACCGTATATTATTCCCTGATGAATCTGGATGGTGCCGAAACGTTCGAGATGAACGGGAGGTGGGAGGGGAAGAACAGAGATGGGGGACAGGAGGCCACAACGTATGAGAAATGGAGGAATTCG AAATGGAACTCATTTTCAACAGGCGAATCCGTGGACTACGTGTTGGCCTACGAAGACATCACAAAAGCTGGTCATGCGCACttcgaagaaaaaagaaaaatgtttgaattcaaCCTACAACAAGCCGGTCTTCTTCTGGAAAGAGATGAAACCCAGACAATCCACTTCGTTAAAATTCATGCACCAAAAGCTGTTTTATGTCAATATGCTGAGCTTTTGAAATTGAGGTTACCAATTAAACTA AATGATAATGAACGTATCACAAATGTATTGACGAAGACTCTGAACAAAATTCTGGATTATTGTTCTATTAAACTGgataaaacaatttttcctGCTGAACAATACAAGCTCACTTTCGAATATAGCAGAGATAAGGATTATTT GTTCGATTCAAGTGCTAAAGATTTCTTCAAAACTTCAACTAGGATAATGATCATCGACTATATTTTAGAGAGAGAAAAGTACGGAGAAGATGTGAATAGCAacggaataaaaaaattattgtcagATGGCGTATACAAAGCAGCCTATCCCCTTCATGAT GGTGATCTCAACAGGGAGAACTCCAAGAGAAAACTATTACTAGATCATTGGGCTTCAGTATCACAATGGATCAAGTACCAACCTATAGATGAAATAAAAGAGTATTTTGGAGTTAAAGTCGCTCTCTACTTCACATGGCTCGGTTTTTATACCCATATGTTGATACCGGCAGCTATGGTAGGCCTGCTATGCTTCTTGTTCGGCATATTTTCATTATACCAAGACGCTGTGGTAGACGATATATGCAATATGGACATCATCATGTGCCCCAGATGCGATAAATACTGTGATTATTGGAAGCTAAGCGAGAGCTGTACCTATGCCAAAGTTCAGCACTTCATAGATAATCCAGCTACAATATTTTTCGCTGTTTTTATGTCGTTTTGGGCCACCCTCTACATGGAGTTATGGAAAAGATATAGTGCAGGCATAGCTCATCGATGGGGATTGACAGGTTTCGATATTTTGGCTGAACCACCAAGACCTGAATACCTGATGAAGCTTGCCAACGTTAAAAAAAGAAAACTTAATGTGGTCACTTTGGTAGAAGAACCAGCAGTTTCTTACTGGAAAGTCAAACTACCATCAATGATCTTCAGTTTCTCTATTGTTCTGTTGTGGATATTGTTGACCCTTAGTGTTGTTTTCGGCAtcataatatacaggatgtccctgATGACATCAGAAGTCATTTATTCCTATAGCATCAAATATACAATTTATACTGTACCAGTTATTGCAGCTGTATTGAATTTGATATGTATACAAATACTAAGTTTTTTATATGATAAACTTGCACACAAATTGACAGAGATGGAAATTCACAGGACACAAACTGAATACGATGATAGTCACACGTTGAAGAGTTACTTGTTCCAGTTTGTGAATTATTActcttcaattttttacatTGCGTTCTTGAAAGGGAAGTTTGTGGGTTATCCAGCGAAATACAACAGGATATTTGGATACAGGCAAGAAGAG TGTAATCCTGGAGGATGTTTGATGGAACTCAGCATCCAGCTTGGAATCATCATGATTGGCAACCAAGCCATGAATAGCTTAGTAGAAATGACCGTTCCCATACTTGTCAAAATGTACAAGACTTTCAAAGTCAGCACTGGCATTGAAAGAGCGGAAAAGGAAAAACACCAGGTTATAATTTGCTGTAATCAATGGACTGAAGATTACAAACTGAACGACTTCGACGAAACTTGTTTGTTTCAAGAATATCTCGAAATGG TGTTGCAGTATGGATTTGTAACAATTTTTGTGACTGCATTTCCTTTGGCGCCCTTGTTTGCCCTTGTCAACAACGTGTTTGAGATGAGGCTAGATGCGAAGAAGTTCATCCAGTACTACCGTCGACCAGTACCAACGAGAGTGAAGAACATAGGAGTATGGTACCAAATAATGACCACAATTGGTCGAATATCTGTGATTTCAAACGCCTTCATTCTAGCATTTTCTTCTAACTTTATACCCAAACTAGTCTACGCAATGAAACTTAGCGAGGATCACAGTGAAAACGGTTTTTTGAACCACAGCTTGGCAGTTTTTGACGTTAGAGATTTCGAAAATGGCACAGCTCCCGAAAGGAGTGCCTTCTCGAATATCACAACTTGTAGATATGCTGAATACAGGACAGGACCTAATGATGATCCGAGGTACAAGAGACCTCTTATCTACTGGCAAGTGATGGTAGCCAGATTAGCTTTCATTGTGGCGTATCAAAATTTAGTGAGCTTTGTGATCATGGCTGTGGAATGGGCCATACCAGATGTGCCTAGAAGATTGAATGACCAAATAAAGAAGGAAGCTTACAGGACCAACGAGATGATTCTTCAGTATGAATCTCAGCAGGCTAAGGAAAGAGTGAGAAGAA
- the LOC123684121 gene encoding anoctamin-1 isoform X4 — MCKCRYCIVIKMDSNSKNGESLVDVYLNLTEKCTHKWNSFSTGESVDYVLAYEDITKAGHAHFEEKRKMFEFNLQQAGLLLERDETQTIHFVKIHAPKAVLCQYAELLKLRLPIKLNDNERITNVLTKTLNKILDYCSIKLDKTIFPAEQYKLTFEYSRDKDYLFDSSAKDFFKTSTRIMIIDYILEREKYGEDVNSNGIKKLLSDGVYKAAYPLHDGDLNRENSKRKLLLDHWASVSQWIKYQPIDEIKEYFGVKVALYFTWLGFYTHMLIPAAMVGLLCFLFGIFSLYQDAVVDDICNMDIIMCPRCDKYCDYWKLSESCTYAKVQHFIDNPATIFFAVFMSFWATLYMELWKRYSAGIAHRWGLTGFDILAEPPRPEYLMKLANVKKRKLNVVTLVEEPAVSYWKVKLPSMIFSFSIVLLWILLTLSVVFGIIIYRMSLMTSEVIYSYSIKYTIYTVPVIAAVLNLICIQILSFLYDKLAHKLTEMEIHRTQTEYDDSHTLKSYLFQFVNYYSSIFYIAFLKGKFVGYPAKYNRIFGYRQEECNPGGCLMELSIQLGIIMIGNQAMNSLVEMTVPILVKMYKTFKVSTGIERAEKEKHQVIICCNQWTEDYKLNDFDETCLFQEYLEMVLQYGFVTIFVTAFPLAPLFALVNNVFEMRLDAKKFIQYYRRPVPTRVKNIGVWYQIMTTIGRISVISNAFILAFSSNFIPKLVYAMKLSEDHSENGFLNHSLAVFDVRDFENGTAPERSAFSNITTCRYAEYRTGPNDDPRYKRPLIYWQVMVARLAFIVAYQNLVSFVIMAVEWAIPDVPRRLNDQIKKEAYRTNEMILQYESQQAKERVRRRFVDGPSNSQDLSSATDSRKTPSNRSSGVFYDAVA; from the exons ATGTGCAAGTGTAGATATTGCATAGTTATTAAAATGGATTCGAATTCCAAGAACGGCGAGTCTTTAGTGGATGTATATTTGAATCTAACAGAAAAATGCACACAC AAATGGAACTCATTTTCAACAGGCGAATCCGTGGACTACGTGTTGGCCTACGAAGACATCACAAAAGCTGGTCATGCGCACttcgaagaaaaaagaaaaatgtttgaattcaaCCTACAACAAGCCGGTCTTCTTCTGGAAAGAGATGAAACCCAGACAATCCACTTCGTTAAAATTCATGCACCAAAAGCTGTTTTATGTCAATATGCTGAGCTTTTGAAATTGAGGTTACCAATTAAACTA AATGATAATGAACGTATCACAAATGTATTGACGAAGACTCTGAACAAAATTCTGGATTATTGTTCTATTAAACTGgataaaacaatttttcctGCTGAACAATACAAGCTCACTTTCGAATATAGCAGAGATAAGGATTATTT GTTCGATTCAAGTGCTAAAGATTTCTTCAAAACTTCAACTAGGATAATGATCATCGACTATATTTTAGAGAGAGAAAAGTACGGAGAAGATGTGAATAGCAacggaataaaaaaattattgtcagATGGCGTATACAAAGCAGCCTATCCCCTTCATGAT GGTGATCTCAACAGGGAGAACTCCAAGAGAAAACTATTACTAGATCATTGGGCTTCAGTATCACAATGGATCAAGTACCAACCTATAGATGAAATAAAAGAGTATTTTGGAGTTAAAGTCGCTCTCTACTTCACATGGCTCGGTTTTTATACCCATATGTTGATACCGGCAGCTATGGTAGGCCTGCTATGCTTCTTGTTCGGCATATTTTCATTATACCAAGACGCTGTGGTAGACGATATATGCAATATGGACATCATCATGTGCCCCAGATGCGATAAATACTGTGATTATTGGAAGCTAAGCGAGAGCTGTACCTATGCCAAAGTTCAGCACTTCATAGATAATCCAGCTACAATATTTTTCGCTGTTTTTATGTCGTTTTGGGCCACCCTCTACATGGAGTTATGGAAAAGATATAGTGCAGGCATAGCTCATCGATGGGGATTGACAGGTTTCGATATTTTGGCTGAACCACCAAGACCTGAATACCTGATGAAGCTTGCCAACGTTAAAAAAAGAAAACTTAATGTGGTCACTTTGGTAGAAGAACCAGCAGTTTCTTACTGGAAAGTCAAACTACCATCAATGATCTTCAGTTTCTCTATTGTTCTGTTGTGGATATTGTTGACCCTTAGTGTTGTTTTCGGCAtcataatatacaggatgtccctgATGACATCAGAAGTCATTTATTCCTATAGCATCAAATATACAATTTATACTGTACCAGTTATTGCAGCTGTATTGAATTTGATATGTATACAAATACTAAGTTTTTTATATGATAAACTTGCACACAAATTGACAGAGATGGAAATTCACAGGACACAAACTGAATACGATGATAGTCACACGTTGAAGAGTTACTTGTTCCAGTTTGTGAATTATTActcttcaattttttacatTGCGTTCTTGAAAGGGAAGTTTGTGGGTTATCCAGCGAAATACAACAGGATATTTGGATACAGGCAAGAAGAG TGTAATCCTGGAGGATGTTTGATGGAACTCAGCATCCAGCTTGGAATCATCATGATTGGCAACCAAGCCATGAATAGCTTAGTAGAAATGACCGTTCCCATACTTGTCAAAATGTACAAGACTTTCAAAGTCAGCACTGGCATTGAAAGAGCGGAAAAGGAAAAACACCAGGTTATAATTTGCTGTAATCAATGGACTGAAGATTACAAACTGAACGACTTCGACGAAACTTGTTTGTTTCAAGAATATCTCGAAATGG TGTTGCAGTATGGATTTGTAACAATTTTTGTGACTGCATTTCCTTTGGCGCCCTTGTTTGCCCTTGTCAACAACGTGTTTGAGATGAGGCTAGATGCGAAGAAGTTCATCCAGTACTACCGTCGACCAGTACCAACGAGAGTGAAGAACATAGGAGTATGGTACCAAATAATGACCACAATTGGTCGAATATCTGTGATTTCAAACGCCTTCATTCTAGCATTTTCTTCTAACTTTATACCCAAACTAGTCTACGCAATGAAACTTAGCGAGGATCACAGTGAAAACGGTTTTTTGAACCACAGCTTGGCAGTTTTTGACGTTAGAGATTTCGAAAATGGCACAGCTCCCGAAAGGAGTGCCTTCTCGAATATCACAACTTGTAGATATGCTGAATACAGGACAGGACCTAATGATGATCCGAGGTACAAGAGACCTCTTATCTACTGGCAAGTGATGGTAGCCAGATTAGCTTTCATTGTGGCGTATCAAAATTTAGTGAGCTTTGTGATCATGGCTGTGGAATGGGCCATACCAGATGTGCCTAGAAGATTGAATGACCAAATAAAGAAGGAAGCTTACAGGACCAACGAGATGATTCTTCAGTATGAATCTCAGCAGGCTAAGGAAAGAGTGAGAAGAA